A region of the Agrobacterium sp. RAC06 genome:
GTGTGCCCGCGCGCACGATCGACGAACTGCATGCCGACCCGGAGGTGCAGATCATCGTCAACCTGACGATCCCCAAGGCGCATGTCGAAGTGGGGCTGCAAGCGCTTGCCGCCGGCAAACATGTCTATTCTGAAAAGCCGCTCGGCGTGACCTTTGCCGAGGGCAAGCGGCTGGTCGAGGCGGCAAAGTCGCTCAACCTCAGGGTCGGCTCAGCCCCCGATACCTTTCTCGGTGGCGCGCATCAGATGGCGCGCGGGCTGATCGATGAGGGCGTGATCGGTCAGCCGATCGGCGGCACGGCCTACTTCATGTGCCCCGGCCACGAGCGATGGCATCCCAATCCGGATTTCTACTACGAGGCTGGTGGCGGGCCTATGCTCGACATGGGCCCCTATTATATCACCGATCTCGTCAATCTCTTTGGCCCGGTCGAGAAGGTGGCGGGCTTTGCCACCAAGGTGCGGAACGAGAGAAAGATCGGCAGCGAGCCGCGCCGGGGCGAGACGATCCCCGTGCATGTGCCGACGCATGTTTCGGGGCTGATGTCCTTTGCCAATGGCGCGGTGGTGCAGATTTCGATGAGCTTCGACGTCGCGGCGCACTGGCACAAGCCACTCGAGGTCTATGGCACCGAGGGCACGCTGATCGTGCCCGATCCCAACCATTTCGGCGGCGACGTCTTTGTCCTGCCGCTGACAGGCGAGGCGCAAGGCAAGCCCGTGACGCTGCCTTACTCCGAAGGGAATTGGCGCTCGCTCGGCGTTGCCGACATGGCGCATGCCATTCTCTTCAACCGCCCGCACCGGGCGAATGGCGATCTCGCTTTGCATGTGCTCGAAGTCATGGAAGCCTTCCAGACGGCTTCCGACCGGGGCGAGACGGTCGCCATCACCACCACTGTGGAGCGGCCGGCGCCGCTTGAACAATCGCTCATCGATGGCCTGATCGGCCGGTGAAGACAAAAACAGGGAAGTTTACATGCGTCAGGTTTTGATTTGCTGGGGCGGCTGGGATGGGCACCAGCCCGACCAATGCGCCGCCATCGTCTCCGGCATGCTGCAGGCGGAGGGGTTTGCCGTTCGCGTCGAGCCGGGCACGGCGGCCTTTGCCGATCCCGCGATCCGCGACTACAGCCTCATCGTGCCGATGCTGACGATGACCAAAATCGAGAAGCCCGAGATCGAGAACCTCGAACTCGCCATTCGCGGTGGCGTCGGCCTCGGCGGCTTCCATGGCCAGGCGGGCGACAGCTTTCGCGACTGCGTGCAGTATCAATACATGATCGGCGGCCAGTGGGTCGCCCATCCCGGCAATATCTACGACTACACGGTCAATATCGTGAAGCCCGAGGACCCGCTCGTCTCCGGCATCGGCGATTTTCCCTATCGCTCCGAGCAGTATTACATGCATGTCGATCCGAACAACGAGGTGCTGGCGACGACGACCTTTACCGGCGAGCACGATGCCTGGATCGACGGGCATGTGATGCCGGTGGTGTGGAAGCGCCGCCACGGGCAGGGCAGGGTGTTCTACTCCTCCCTCGGCCACCAGGCGGCGGAGTTCGAGGTGCCGCAGATGCGGGAGATTGTGCGACGGGGGCTGGTCTGGGCGGCGCGATAGCTCAATGTGGGCGGTGCCTAGCGTTATCTGGCGAGCTTCATCGATTATGTGTCCGTGTTGATAAAGGTTGGCAGGACGTTCAATGCCTTCGCTGAAATCCGAATTGAAAACTGTTACAGAGGTGTACTCGGGAGCACTCACTGAGGTCGGTAATTGGTGTTGCGGCTACGTAAAAGTCGAATTTCTTTGGCCAGATCAAGTTTACATCCAGAGCTTTGAAGGCCGAGACTTTTTCCTTGTACCGCCGTGCACCGGGCCAGATGGCGATGTGATGTACGCTG
Encoded here:
- a CDS encoding ThuA domain-containing protein, with the translated sequence MRQVLICWGGWDGHQPDQCAAIVSGMLQAEGFAVRVEPGTAAFADPAIRDYSLIVPMLTMTKIEKPEIENLELAIRGGVGLGGFHGQAGDSFRDCVQYQYMIGGQWVAHPGNIYDYTVNIVKPEDPLVSGIGDFPYRSEQYYMHVDPNNEVLATTTFTGEHDAWIDGHVMPVVWKRRHGQGRVFYSSLGHQAAEFEVPQMREIVRRGLVWAAR
- a CDS encoding Gfo/Idh/MocA family protein — translated: MQQVGIGIIGCGNISGAYLKALQHFPILKVCGIADLNSDLAASRAAEFGVPARTIDELHADPEVQIIVNLTIPKAHVEVGLQALAAGKHVYSEKPLGVTFAEGKRLVEAAKSLNLRVGSAPDTFLGGAHQMARGLIDEGVIGQPIGGTAYFMCPGHERWHPNPDFYYEAGGGPMLDMGPYYITDLVNLFGPVEKVAGFATKVRNERKIGSEPRRGETIPVHVPTHVSGLMSFANGAVVQISMSFDVAAHWHKPLEVYGTEGTLIVPDPNHFGGDVFVLPLTGEAQGKPVTLPYSEGNWRSLGVADMAHAILFNRPHRANGDLALHVLEVMEAFQTASDRGETVAITTTVERPAPLEQSLIDGLIGR